The Gallus gallus isolate bGalGal1 chromosome 3, bGalGal1.mat.broiler.GRCg7b, whole genome shotgun sequence genome window below encodes:
- the BAG2 gene encoding BAG family molecular chaperone regulator 2 isoform X2, producing MTAHMYVFRYVTRVEAFRDAASAMEQEKETLLEMIHNIQNSQDMRHISEGEREELNLTANRLMGRTLTVEVSVETIRNAQQQESLLHATRMIDEIVNKLLDDLEDAKIRLMSLYGACTSDVPAGPIDQKFQSVVIGCAIEDQKKIKRRLETLLRNLENSEKSITLLEHQKSSMRQSCNTKQD from the exons GGTAGAGGCTTTCCGTGACGCAGCATCTGCCAtggaacaagaaaaagaaaccctgCTAGAAATGATCCACAACATACAGAACAGCCAGGACATGAGGCACATCAGTGAAG GTGAGAGAGAAGAACTTAACCTGACCGCCAACCGCCTGATGGGCCGAACCCTCACTGTGGAGGTTTCTGTCGAAACCATCCGGAACGCCCAGCAGCAGGAATCCCTCCTGCACGCCACCAGGATGATCGATGAAATCGTCAACAAGCTCCTGGATGATTTGGAAGACGCCAAAATCCGCTTAATGTCACTTTATGGTGCGTGCACGTCTGACGTGCCGGCAGGACCCATCGATCAGAAATTTCAGTCCGTTGTCATTGGATGTGCTATTGAGGATCAGAAGAAGATCAAGAGAAGGCTAGAGACTCTGCTCCGAAACCTGGAGAATTCTGAGAAGTCCATCACGTTGCTGGAGCATCAGAAATCCTCTATGCGGCAGTCTTGCAACACCAAACAGGATTAA